One Aegilops tauschii subsp. strangulata cultivar AL8/78 chromosome 2, Aet v6.0, whole genome shotgun sequence genomic window, ccacacccctcgtggtgaacaggatcccgtttagACTATAGGCGGTCGAActcaaggccgtttcctccgttctgccgTAGGCCAGGCCTCGTTTCGCTCGGCTGtaccgtccaagccggttggctcccgatgaacacgacgcattccgttgcctcccaatgaacacgatgATGCAGTTTCTCTATTCCGACCAAGCCGGTTGGCTGCAGATGCAGAGGACGCTATGCTGCCTCTCCACGTACACGAGCCCGGGCCGTATGTATGGGCGAGTaagcgttcgagaccccgcccgtatgtacgtacatacgtgtacacgatatagaTGGGACTGCCTAAACAGCTACCGCTCCTTACTGGTCCATAGTTCATCGTGGCGGAAAGACCGatggaccagtatgtacgtacacgtttgcgaccagaatgacaatgctacgtagcttcgaccgggtgggtcccggctgtcagggaggataaggaggcacttcctggcatgcgaagatatagctggtgggtccgaggtGTCAGCGGGAGGAacattttttcacaaaatacaaaggcccttccggtggctaccagctgtcaggtggaggaatcattattttgcgcgtaatacgaaggcatttccttgtgtgcggcagtggacccagctgtcagcctctccacgtagagtccacttccgatggatgtcgttcattgaccacgttgaccacgccgcgccgagagcacaagggcggtggacgacagcgaggcctaggaaggggacgacgcggagccggggaagacacggcagtggaagaCACGGCAGTGCATGCCCACGCTAAGGAGAGTACGAGCGCGGACTGGTCGGCTGCGGGGTGAGGCTGATGTCGCTggaaaataacaggatgtgcgggtgggtagagggatggcctggcggcagcacagccggccatgagAGGAGGGaccaggcagtcccgccggccaTGAGAGGAGGGaccaggcagtcccgccggcactagtttgggtggctggagcacgaagatcagagattgaagaagcaccgcggctgttggatggacatccaacagtcacatctctatgttgactaagttgacaaagccttgtgTACGCGTAAATTTTTTTAGGACAGCGTCATCATATACCTAGTAGGCCCtgaagtcagcctccaaatctgtggaaaacagcatacaacccattagccattattttcaataatttacagtccatttgctactccctccgttccgaaatataTGACGTTTTAGAAAACGTCCCGACCAGGTGAAAAGGGAGGAAAGTATAAAAGTGCCCCCTGTCGCTGGAGGGGGCCTCACCAACTCGCCTCGTCGGAGGGGGTGCTGCTCAGATCGTTGTCCCCCTCCCAAGGCCTCGCCAGCTCCAGAGAGTACTACTTCAGATCGAGGTACTGCTCGCCGGAGGGGGTACTGCTTCAGATTGGCAGCCACAGGTCCAGATCACCGCGCCCTCCCATGCAGCTCCAGGTACTGCTGCAGATAGCCTCCACACTTGGTCCAGATCGCCTCCTGGAGTAAAAGTTTGAAAAGGAAAAACTCAAAATACTCCAGAAAAAGTTTGTTGGCAGAGTACTGTATCAATCAAGACAAAGTTTCAGAGTACAAGTACTGTAGACAGTAAAAAATTGATGGCATAGTATCAATCAAGACAAAGTTTCTGAGTACAAGAACTCCAGCAGGCATACAAGACCGAAATCGTGCTCAGATGAATATGGAATTGGCAGTGCAGAGTACCTGGAGGGCTTGAAGTaggcagcaacagcaacagcttGAAGCAGGCAGCATCTCCAACACGACACAACAACTTGCAAGAGGTAAAGATAGTAATCAACATGGAATTTGATCTGAACTGTACTGCCCCCGAAGAAGAGGACATACATGGAGGAGTCGGTCCCGATGAAGATGATATCGATGATATCGACATGCACGAGAGCATTGATCCTGGTGAAGATGATATCGACATGCACGAGGGCATTGATGCCGACGAAGATGCAGTCGGTGAGCTTCCTCATCTTCCCTATAAAGATGATGTCATTGTCAATTCAAATACTCAATGTGAAATGATCAAAATACAGAATAAAATGGATTAGGAGTAGAGTAAAGCAATTATCATTTTAGTTTGTACCGTACTCCATTTTGGTAACATGAGTACTACTCCATGAGTACAATAGAATAAAATGAGTACTATACTACTCCATGAGTACAGTAGAATAAAATGAGTACTGTACTACTCCATGAGTACAGTAGAATAAAATGAGTACTGTACTACTCCATGAGTACAGTAGAATAAAATGAGTATAATCTAGTGAAGAAAATAAAACTTGTTAGTGTCATGCATCATTTACTGAACATCAAAGTCATAATGCAACCATGCTGAACACTACGAAAAGCTTGAACTACCAGAACCCCAAAAAATAAACACTAGAGCAAAGTTGACCAAAAAATTTGCCATTCATACAAGCAAAAAATGGAGTAGATATAAACCTTACTAGCTAAATGCGGCACCTTTCTTTCTCCTTGACTGCATCTATTTCAAGACACAAGAAAGAGTACATAAAAAGTGATACGGTCTCAGCCTGTACCAAATTAAACAGTCAAAAACATTCAGTGTGAAATGCACTAACACAAAAGACAGTAGACAGAAACATGACACTAGTGGCTAAGCGTTGAAACAGACCTCACTGAGCATTGACAGCATGTAAAACATACAATACAATGTGTGTTGACAAACAACAAAACAGAAGGGGCAAAGGCATGGATGGATCATACACAGTGAACAAGCTCATCCTTCACCGCCTTGTCGATCCATGAGCATGTCCGCTTTCCTCACCCACATCCTACACAATAGAATATTTTCAGTTTTAGTTAACTAAATATTTTCAGTCTGAGTTAACTGAATATTTTCAGTTTAAGTTAACTGAATATTTCTAGCTAATTAATACTCCATTTGACCATTTCAATCAAGGAGTATTTTCTTAGTTGTACTATATTTCTTGTTGTAATTCATTTGATCATTTGATCATATGATATCATTTCATTATTTCATACCAATTGATCATTTCAATAGGACTAATATTTTTTCAATGATGTGTTTCTTGCTGCAGTTGTTGAAcaagcaattaaaaaaggaaaaCCCTCACTGACAAGCAAAAATATGCTGCTAATGTGGCATTGAATGCAGTGTGCATGAGCAGAGGTGGCAAATTCAAAAGAAATGATAAGAAAGACCTTGCACAATTTTTTAAGGTAGGAGTGAGGAGTATACAAAGAGTTTGGCAGAAGGCAATGGAGCAAATCGCAGAGGGTTTAGAGGTAGATGTTTCTAATCAGAAAAAGAGAAGATGTCCACTATCAGATCACTCGCTTGGCAACTGGGATGTAGCCCTACCACACTGCACAGAAAGTTCAAGCTGAATTTGATAAAGAGGCATACAAACTGTGTGAAGCCAGCTCtaaaagaaaaaaataagaagGGAAGGATGAATTTTTGTTTGTCAATGCTTGATGAGACAACGATAGAAACTTGAAGGCCTAAATTCAAGACAACGCATAATGTTGTGCACATTGATGAGAAATGGTTCAATATGACGAAGAAAAATAAGACGTACTATATGTTGGATGGGGAGGAAGAGCCTACGAGGCATATACATGGCAACTGTATTGGCAAGGTGATGTTCTTGACGGCCGTTGCTAGGACAAGGTGGGACAGTGAAGGAAACGTGACTTTCTCTGGGAAAATCGGTATCTGGCCATTCATGAAAGAAGTTCCTGCTCAGAGGAGAAGTGATAACAGGCCCAGAGGTACAATAGAGACAAAGTTAATAAAGGTCGATAGAGAAGTGATGAGGGAGTTCCTGATAGAGAAGGTCTTGCCAGCGATACAGGCCGTTTGGCCCGAAAGTAATGCTGGACAAACCATCTACATTCAGCAAGATAATGCTAAGCCCCATATCTTACCAGATGACCCAGAATTTCTAGCCGATGTTGGAAAAACTGGACTTGACATCAGAATAATACAACAGCCCGCCAACAGTCCTAATCTGAATGTGCTTGACCTCAGTTTTTTCAACTCGCTGCAATCCCTAACAGATTGTCTGAGTCCTAAAACACTACAAGACCTTATTAAGGGTGTTTTGGAGGAATTTGAAGGCTATGAGTTTTACAAGCTCAATAGAATTTTCCTAACTCTGCAGACATGCATGATTGAGATCCTGAACCATGCAGGGGGCAATGAGTATAAAACACCACATGTGAACAAAGAAAGGCTTGAGGGTCTTGGGCAGCTACCTCCAAGACTATCATGCCCTCGAGAGGTTTACGCAAATGCCCTACACAATCTAGAGCTAATGCAAAGGGTTCAGTAATGGAAGAAAAGGCCTGAGATGCTTGTTGTCATGAGACCGGAGATGCTTGTTGTCATGAGACCTGAGATGTTTGTTGTCAAGGGACCGGAGATGCTTGTTATCATGAGACCGGAGATGCTTGTTGTCATGAGACCTGAGATGTTTGTTGTCAAGAGACCGGAGATCCTTGTTGTCAAGAGACCGGAGATGCTTGTTGTCATTAGTCCGGAGATGCTTGTTGTCATGAGACCTAAGATGTTTGTTGTCAAGAGACCGGAGATGCTTGTTGTCATGAGACCGGAGATGCTTGTTGTCATGAGACCTGAGATGTTTGTTGTCAAGAGACCTGAGATGAGGCTTCTGGAGTATATTTGTTGCATCCTTGTGGTTATTTGTGTGGAGATAACTCCTTGTTTTTTAATTTTCTGATTTGTATGATCATTTGTATAACTCCTTGTTGTGATAAGTTTtcgaattttcagatttgtatgATCATTTGAATTACTCCTTGTTTTGTAAAGCCTCTGTATAACTTCTTATGAGGAGAGGAGTAGGAGGGGAGAGGCTCCAGTTAATTTAAATCTAAGAAATTGGTACTGGAAATCAGCTTGCTTGTTACTCCTAATTAACTGAAAAAGATTTAGTTCAGTATCTCTAAAGCAAAGTACTCCTTCTGCAGTGCTATAGTACTGTTGTCCTCCCTAATTTGAACAAGTACAGTATGAAATACTCCTATCGACATAGCAAGAAATTTCAACAAGCAATCCAAGCAAGAAATTTCAGCAAGTACAATTTTAGACAGCCGAACGGACCGCCGGCTATGGACATTACTATGGGATACTTATGGCAAAAATCTCTCTGACCATCTAGCTTAGTTGCTCTAGCACATGTTAAATTCAGTTAAATACTGGCAGCAAGCACTACTCCATGTAAACCACCAACAAATTTGGGGTGCACAAAATTTACTGAACGGGCTATAGTTTTCGAATCAGAAACGCTAGCATTTCCTGTAGTTCTGCATATCAAATTGATAGTTTTCGAATCCATCTTGTTGTACACATAGGAACTACTCCTAGCATTTCCTGTAATAGTCGGTTACTCCAAATATATTTGATATGTGAACAAACAAGTGCCTCTTCAAAACAATGGAAGAAAAGATATAATAAGAGTCTTGTGTTCGTACTCCTAGTCTCCAGGTATAGCCGTGCAAGATGAAATCCTATCATTGGTTGTTACTCTGTGTTGACTGAAAGAGGAGGCCCTTAAATCCCTAACTCATTTTTTTACAATTCAGTTAGTCATCCTGTGTCTGAAACGCTGTGTTGACTGAAAGAAATTGCAAGCTACTACTGTACTCCAATTTACATGAGGTTTCTCTCTCTCCTAGGATATCAAATTTACACAGTTAACATATTAGCAAGGTTAACTACTCGGCAGCCAATTTGATTTCGACGGCCATAGCTCAGAGCAGCAAGCAAGCACGAGAATTGAGTAGCACCGCATCAGGGGAACGAAATAGAAATTGAAACGAGAGAGTGgtagagggaggcgtggaggagAAGGGACCTTCAGTTGCTGCTGTTGGTCCATGGTGTCGGAGCAGGTGTTGGTGAGTTTTTGCTGCTGGGCATCGTCCCTAATTTCACCCATGACCATCACTTTTACCTTAAACTTGAGTTGTTGCTGCTCCATGGCTGGGGTCGTCCTCCTCTCCCTACATCGACTATGCGTGTGTAAGTCAAGGGAATGGAAgggaaggaaggaaggggcgGACCTTGGTGGCGTCCCGAGTAGGGGGGAGGGAAGTACCATGGACCTACCTATCACGGCGCACGATGGCGGGCACGCATGAGAGGGAGGAGGTCATCGATGTGCAGCAGCATCACCGACATCGGCTTCTTGGTCTCGATGAGGTCGCCGCATAGACGCGCAGCCCCACCCAAGGCACCCGCAGCCGGCCAAGGCATCCTTCCCCGGGGCCACTCCGCTACTCCGCTCTGTCGCCACTCCACTCTGTCCAGCGCCGCTCTGTCGCCCAGATCCAGCGTACGCACACGCGGATCCGGCGTCGGCGCCCACACCAGCTCCGCCGCCCAGAATCTCTTCACCGACGCATAAAAAACCACTCTTTTGACCTCGGGATgggaaaggaaggagaggaagCAAGTAGTGAGAAAGGAAGGAGAGGAAGTAAGCGCTGGGCTGCAGGAGGAAGAACACGGTGGGCTGCCGGAGGGAGAACGCGATGGGCTGCGGTGGCCGGCGATGATGCGAAGAGGCGATGAGGGAGGGGAATGAGAGGGTGTGGGTGAGAGTGGGCAGCAAGTGGATGGGAGTGGGCAGGTGGGAGGGCATTTTCGGAAACTCGGGAAGTTTCGTAACGTAGCCAGATTTATACTATGATCGCTAAAACGTCATATATTTCGGTACAGAGGGAgtaattcttaaggatattttcaagcccatattctttttattagcattacatACCATATATTCTGGGTACTGCTAAAAATtcaacgaaattttgcatatttcagtggggtccgaactcttttaatcacgAAATTATGATTTATGttaaaaatatttttttaaaaattatatcaaaataaaattcaaaaaaattctccgCAACTaccaagatgcccgtgcgttgcacggaacatgaagatgcatttgtataagtagtttatcttgtgggagaaaaggatgaacgagggaaggccgtatctgcaaatgtggagaggagtgcgggtaaattgtcatagtttccttcctatctgttagataaagatcggacagcctatattgcaagatggcaggcacaccatcatcaccaactttgttttctataagagtagagaaatccagaaaaatgaTATTTCAATGTAATTGCGGGTTGGCTTTTGTTTaaaaatttacaacccatttcttacaacttatagcccattttctggggaagcccatttcttactacttacatccctcctcgtcttgaaggatttgtagcccagcagggctgagaaaagcaagtaggcctcggttgggtattctccaaaaaaaagaactgggctagccattttcagaaagaaaaaagatatcaactgggctcgtcatgtgcttaaataatagcttaagcgtgggctagacgggccacagcccctgCACAGCGCGCAGTTGAGCTCCGTCTCTAAGACTAAAAAACAACTAGGCGAgatgctgggtccctggtgttatccgCTCGTGGTGTAATTTTCGTGTTTATTGAGtacattgacaatggcgtgggacctagttgttaaacaattaggaggaagtattttttggCTTTTAATAACGAGGCACCTGCTTGCGTAATGCAATGACCCGGGTGGGTCCCttctgtcagcctctccacgtacagtcatctcttgattcctctcggttgttgaccatgttgacaacgccagaCGGTGGCGGGCACAgggagcgaaccaaggcggagaacgGCGACGAGACCTCGGACAGGAATGAACAGGAGCCATGGAATGTGCGGCAGTGTAGTGTCAGGCGGATGGGAGTATGAGGGCAACAGCATGTAACTCAAGGTTACAAACATTACAGAAAGCtcaaggattaattgttcatcaaatttagagaaaacccagattgaacatggtaataacatctaacccaatcactctttttcgcagtcacaaacaaatggatcggtctgatccataaaatcaacatcctgtgCAAAAAAAATTATTGGAGGATGATTACAAGTtattgtaaatagaagccgagcatcttcagaagcccatttgtccacctgaaactttttttttctgttcaacatgtccgtccgtgagaaatctcttgctgaaaaacttaagcctcatggacaatagtaacctcgcattcaacaggaagaatgtgacaaagcttctgttttcctggttggatgcatatccttccatcattattgtcctcaaacgaatgtcatgagaactgagaaaatcccggtgcttattacgccaccgattggttatacatttttctccatgtgtgttagtgcctaagtagacatgaagattgaaaacagttaagatctgaaaaagagtatgtcgaaagagcaacagctgaatggttaattctagtacaatatatacggtctttcaatgtgcatgaaataatcacctttatatataaattctccagagaTTGAAAGTATCACAGCAAGCTaataattatgttcagatcataacTAAACATTctgatatataagatcttgacagaatccaacagcattgataggctatccatggacggactcttcattgagcatataacatactattagtacccaaagtgtactccaagatgatataaaacttgCGCGCGCAAATGAAAAATGCAtcttatgattacaaatgtgtagatgataatatacggtacGTGAAAAAGTGAGACGAGCCAAACACCAACTTCTTGTGATCATTAAACGGATCGtgaattacacccaaggtctccagtttgggcgCAGAGACGACAGTGATTTGCGAAGGTTAATaacaataatgaaggagcaatctttgaagtgaaggggcatcttcgatgatgagctgatgtccttcaaaacaaattccaaggaGGTGAggtgactttatttggagacaactgataCGGATTTCTACCTCCAAAACTATCAGCAAGCttgctccagggcagggcaactcgagtggatgatgctgtgctgcgaggcctccgacagataaaccaccacaagcgaaAGTTTTTTTAGCAATGGGAGTCGcagcatttgtaccagatcgtTTGGTAGATGGGACTGGGTGAAGGTGgcagtgtggagagaggaggGAAACCACGAGATGGACAACGGTGGTGTGGGCACAAATGCTTAGTGTTCGGTTCGTGGTATGGAACTTTCGTGGTAATGGTATAACTCAAACTGCTGTAGTTTTTCgaattcaggggatgtcagcTAAGCGTCCACCCTGCCAGGTATGGACTGCAGGTAGTGTGTCAGGATGCAGAGGCGTTGAACGGGGCCCTGCTGCTGAGAGGAGACgatggctctgaggagatcaaattcaggaaggacaaaatctgacgacagtcgagactgaggggcgcggtgcgccatagcaggcgccaccgagttgagaggacttgtgtaTGGCAgtaatccttggtggggagaagcgagatgatctccccaaggatgtcgtccgggagatcgctgatgtggtccaccggagattctatgggttcctcagatccgggtggggggggggggctcgccgcttctccccgcgctgccgagtgcgggatctacaaccggcGTCACCACTGGCgagagcctcatcttcttggcactGGGGCCAGCCAactccattttccttgtgggTGTTGCGCCGAGCTCATGATTTTGAGTAGAGTAGCGAGAGGCGAGCCTAGTGGCGgtgcgagtggggaagaaggatggctggggttttctataggagcgaggaagaagaggagcatgcgttttctgtacgagtgaggaagaaggtgagcgggggttttctggacgagtgaggaagatggggagcgggGGGAATTGGGGGGAGACGGAAGCGGGAGAGTCCAGCGAGCAGCACTACTCGACAAGAAATATGGGCTTTTCctcgcaaaaaacaaaaacaaatgggctttaagatggataggcttttgtatcgACCTAGTCGGCTGCCTGTGTTTTGTACTGGACGGCCTTGTGCTAGAGGCAGCCCGAGACActctccagcttattgcccatccgaaagaaaaaaagagacgcctccagcttatggctactcatcggtaacctttttcaacttggcatccaccaaattagaggatgtGGTACTGGATGCAGACACTCATACTAGTCGCATAGCGTGGCAAAGTGAGGTGTCAAATAACAGGCCTATAATATACTTACTAGATTGTAAAGGTTCACAGGCTAGTCAGCATTCACATTAAACTAAGCTTCAGAAGATACGGTATGCATACTAACATTCAGAAGAACAAAAGTTCAGCATGTTTATGCACctcaatgattcaccatactataaccaatacaaagctgtgagaaggtgtgcaaataaagaaaatcggtcgatgcttctctgagcaaagggcctccctgcgCACGCATTAATTTCGTGGGCATGCTTATTTCTTCTCAATGTTGcgagcactttgagcatgttggcaactccacaACTAGCTGGCTGCCTCATCTTGCGATTGATGCTGACACATTTGCAGCAAACacatgaggcaatagagatgactcaacatcagtccatattgtgcagttcccctgaaatcatcttcattttcctcaatctgaaaagataggaaaacaatagctatacttaaacggtgttgcaaaacagtagcacatatcaatagcttggcatgacaaaacacgatcatctggacgaacgggatactgacctgcctgaggaagattatatataatttcataaggccttagttgatttccaccttcgactgcactgcttgtttgctcctccagacatgacaggatcgttccgcattgcaatcagcaagtcaacgtacgaataagcttatttcatcttgcgGTGGTCATTGTACCTAGTTACGAATGAAGGAATACCTAGAGCACGATGAGGTTAGCTGACAGCAGGTAGATGCAGCCATATAATTTTGTGCGGTGCCACCAAAATTGAGGTTTATGTCCCTTCCCCTtcttatgagaattcttcttaaagttggtagaatgtgacggCTTGTCCTTTGCATCAAACTTGCCTTTCCCCTGAGATTTGTTCGTGTTGTTTTGGGGCTTGTTGTGCCAGAAGTTCTTCTCGTGTACCATGCGGGCACTAGAAGCTACCTCAGCGACTCGAGCATGTGTgtcttttgctctcgccttctcaGTGCTAATGAGATCGGAAATGGAAAACTCATGTCTcttgtttttcagagaagtagcaaaaaattccacgaaggtggaagcttggcaatgatggtcccagcaacaaatttgtccggcaacacacacttaaaggactcaagttccttagcgagtgattgtatctcatgagcctgctaaaCAACAGAGCGttcatcagtcatcttgtagtcacagaattgctccatgatgtacaactcattgccagcgcccgaggccccaaacatggcctcgagcgcagcccacatgtcTTTGCCGCTGTCAAACGACATATATTAATCCACAATGGAATCGTCAACAACATTCAGCAGGGCGGCTATGAAGAGGGTATCGATGTTCTCAAAAGCTTCCTGTTGTGCaggattaagatcgccctcaggcttacccttagtggcgtcatagcagtacATGATCTGAAACCAATATATTGCTCTTGTACGCCACCTTTTATATTGCACCCCCTTAAAGGTATAGGTGGCTTTAAaagcgcagcaaaaccactcagaggaaattgcctataatcaggtatttggattggattgttgaatatatgagcaatttactatgGGATTTAATCCGAATCAACAGTAAATAGATCATGACGACAATTGCAAAGATCAAAGTAATGATGCTGACTACACCAGGATGACAGAATCACATACTATACAGCGGGAGCAGAACTGCCGTGGTTGATGTTTTCACTCATGTCATTGATGAAGAGGTTACCGAGGTCAGGGAAGAAGGCTGTCATTGAGGAAGTCGTTGCTGGCAGCAGTCGCAGGAGTGTgttccccaaaaacctgatcgcccctctcccatACAGGATCACGAAAGGCGTGGTTCGGAGGACTGCTGTCCCTTCTCACGGTGCACGCTGGAAgaagggatggagaagacttgcgTGGCGGCGCTATGATCTGGAACAGTGTGAAACCATATGATACAGCGGCGACTAGGGTAGAGCCTGTCAGGTCGGTCGTGCGAGTAAGAGCAAGTATAATAGTGCGtcaagtcgactagaggggggtgaataggcgatttttatgaattcttcactgagaactttcagggtgaggaaattccaaagagaagaactacttgcagcaaaataagtactcagatgcaaacataacagagcataagcatggtcatcatgatgaaatgaaaacaagcacagagtacagaaatcGTAAACACAGAatacacaggatgaagacaaacatactgaagaaattgaactgaggaaattgagaaagtcttcagtcaaagtcttcgaacagatatgaacaagcacacaacacaataatgcggaaatggaagagttgaggaaacagaaccagtaggcttggtgaagataatgatttggtataccagttccaactgttgtgacagttgtacgtctggttggagcggctaggtatttaaacctgaggacacatagtcccggacacacagttctcaccgtattctccttgagctaaagTCACACAGAACTttcccaatcactcgtggtaagacttcaggtgacttccaaaccttcacaaactcggtcactcggcgatccacaatttcctcttggatgctctagaacatgatgcctaaccgtctagaagatgcacagtcttcaaaggtaacaagcgtcagatccacgcaggatcaatctcttaagtgatgctcaatcactttggatTTGTAGGtatttgggtttgggttttcctcacttgatgattttcgctcaaagtcctcggaggatgggatgctctcaaatgacaattgtcagtttctctcggatcagccaaccagctagtggttgtaggggggcgcctatttatagcctagggagcagcccgacatgataagtgtaacgacccgacctcagacgttcaagtctctgtgcttaagtgtcatccctggatcagtatgctgacacacacagtactcgaggatttataacagaggtaaatcacatgtataaagtaacgtaaatactattacctcaat contains:
- the LOC141040944 gene encoding uncharacterized protein encodes the protein MKEVPAQRRSDNRPRGTIETKLIKVDREVMREFLIEKVLPAIQAVWPESNAGQTIYIQQDNAKPHILPDDPEFLADVGKTGLDIRIIQQPANSPNLNVLDLSFFNSLQSLTDCLSPKTLQDLIKGVLEEFEGYEFYKLNRIFLTLQTCMIEILNHAGGNEYKTPHVNKERLEGLGQLPPRLSCPREVYANALHNLELMQRVQ